A single window of Aneurinibacillus sp. REN35 DNA harbors:
- a CDS encoding C4-type zinc ribbon domain-containing protein, protein MMMEARKLLEWHQAKEKGRVVQKELDEWKAKEEGLTTRRQEAEAKIRQIGKPASDDIDAQIALKLAEQELWLVDKDAERFMEERFEKEFALREKKREWDEKVASKEAELSKEALALYHDIQENMKNPVVEVKRRSCMGCFLPLSVAKMEEWHKGKSFVLCDECGRILV, encoded by the coding sequence ATGATGATGGAAGCAAGAAAGCTGCTCGAATGGCACCAGGCCAAGGAAAAGGGCAGGGTGGTGCAGAAGGAACTTGATGAATGGAAAGCAAAAGAAGAGGGGCTTACGACAAGACGACAGGAAGCGGAAGCCAAAATCAGACAGATCGGCAAGCCAGCGTCTGATGATATTGATGCTCAGATTGCACTAAAGCTTGCGGAGCAGGAGCTATGGCTCGTTGATAAGGATGCGGAGCGATTCATGGAGGAGCGATTCGAGAAGGAGTTTGCGCTGCGGGAGAAAAAGCGTGAATGGGATGAGAAAGTTGCCAGTAAAGAAGCCGAGCTTAGTAAGGAAGCGCTTGCGCTGTATCATGACATTCAAGAGAATATGAAAAATCCGGTAGTAGAAGTAAAGCGTCGTTCCTGTATGGGCTGCTTTTTACCACTGTCTGTTGCAAAAATGGAGGAGTGGCATAAAGGTAAATCGTTTGTCTTATGCGATGAATGCGGACGTATTCTTGTTTAG
- a CDS encoding acyl-ACP desaturase, with amino-acid sequence MLSSHLDHRLEKKFKELYEIHLERSRKVDWSYHEFLPWDKGQDFRRVPYEPGQGNLPDSLRLAVETALLTEVNLPWFTSYLNETFKGSFSVMHDFIHTWTAEEDQHSSLLETYLLLTRNVDPSRLHELRKQTVEEGWVGDFTTPLETLAYTTLQELATMVFYNNVARVAKDQDPDLATLLRRLAKDEILHYAFYRDAVKAHLEVDENYIYHIAAVMINFTMPGAVMPDYDERMSVIAREASYGPVEYFDQVFEVLIDYWCIPQIRPSMPEAEEARQRVLKHYERLKRVCSRLRAIKARS; translated from the coding sequence TTGTTATCAAGCCATTTAGATCACCGTTTGGAGAAGAAATTCAAGGAGCTATACGAGATTCATTTAGAGCGGTCTCGCAAGGTTGATTGGAGCTATCACGAATTTTTGCCATGGGATAAAGGCCAAGATTTCCGGCGCGTACCGTATGAGCCCGGTCAGGGTAATTTACCGGATAGTTTGCGTCTGGCCGTAGAGACAGCGTTGCTAACGGAAGTAAATCTCCCATGGTTTACGAGCTATCTGAATGAAACATTTAAAGGGTCATTCTCAGTCATGCATGATTTTATTCATACGTGGACAGCGGAAGAGGACCAGCATTCAAGCTTGCTGGAGACATATCTGCTGCTGACGCGTAATGTTGATCCGAGCCGCCTGCATGAGTTGCGCAAACAGACGGTAGAAGAAGGCTGGGTCGGCGACTTTACCACGCCGTTAGAGACGCTTGCTTATACTACGTTGCAGGAGTTGGCAACGATGGTATTTTATAATAATGTCGCTCGTGTAGCAAAGGATCAAGACCCTGATCTTGCAACGCTGCTGCGCCGTCTTGCTAAAGATGAAATTCTGCATTATGCTTTTTATCGGGACGCGGTAAAAGCGCATTTAGAAGTAGATGAGAATTATATTTATCATATCGCCGCCGTTATGATTAACTTTACGATGCCGGGTGCCGTCATGCCAGATTATGACGAGCGTATGAGCGTCATTGCCCGTGAAGCATCCTATGGCCCGGTAGAATATTTCGATCAAGTATTTGAAGTGCTTATAGATTACTGGTGCATTCCGCAGATACGTCCAAGCATGCCGGAGGCTGAGGAAGCCAGACAGCGTGTGCTGAAGCACTATGAACGACTGAAAAGAGTCTGCAGCCGCCTGCGTGCGATTAAAGCGCGCAGCTAG
- a CDS encoding basic amino acid ABC transporter substrate-binding protein: MTGWKKAGILFLIIVMGLMTAACGANEEKAVKGDANADKKIVAVTHAQFPPFEYMSAQGKPEGFDIDIINAIGKELGWKVEVQDTGFDGALEQVKNGKAQVAIAAITITEKRKQSYSFSDPYFEAKQLIMVPENSPVKTLQDIKGKKVAVQSSTTGAILAEEILGKGSKDVYQFEDLPSAMDELYNKRVDVVIGDNAPMLAQMAKASKPGFKTIDDPNVPKESYGILMNQKDKEMTKQVNDALKKLQENGTYDEIYKKYFAQK; the protein is encoded by the coding sequence ATGACAGGATGGAAAAAGGCAGGGATTTTGTTTCTTATTATTGTAATGGGATTGATGACAGCCGCTTGCGGCGCCAATGAAGAGAAGGCAGTGAAAGGTGATGCGAATGCAGACAAGAAAATTGTGGCTGTAACGCATGCGCAGTTCCCGCCGTTTGAATATATGAGTGCACAGGGCAAACCGGAAGGCTTCGATATCGATATTATTAATGCGATCGGCAAAGAGCTTGGCTGGAAGGTGGAAGTGCAGGATACAGGGTTTGATGGTGCGCTTGAGCAGGTGAAGAACGGTAAGGCCCAGGTAGCCATCGCAGCCATTACGATTACAGAGAAGCGTAAGCAATCCTATTCGTTCTCTGATCCGTATTTTGAAGCAAAGCAGTTGATCATGGTACCGGAGAATTCACCGGTGAAGACACTGCAGGATATAAAAGGGAAAAAAGTAGCCGTTCAATCCTCTACCACGGGAGCCATTCTGGCGGAAGAAATTCTGGGTAAAGGCAGCAAGGATGTGTATCAGTTCGAAGATCTCCCGTCCGCGATGGATGAGCTGTATAACAAGCGTGTCGATGTAGTGATCGGCGACAATGCGCCGATGCTGGCACAGATGGCGAAAGCATCAAAGCCGGGCTTTAAGACAATTGACGACCCGAACGTACCTAAAGAGTCATATGGTATTCTTATGAATCAAAAGGATAAAGAAATGACCAAGCAAGTCAATGATGCACTGAAGAAGCTGCAAGAAAACGGAACATACGATGAGATTTATAAAAAGTATTTCGCACAAAAATAA
- a CDS encoding CapA family protein → MMNLEFYGLVKNLREYRLDRNITLKEIEQATGITQQRMKRVEQGTSPITVEEVEVLLAFYDADINDIIAHNDLKAPKEGQQKAMQVMLWTALLVVLGYGGYQGYAMLKEKAPAQASRDATVAEIMKQQPTGGDEKVSDLLTESKTAPPSAQAPASSAEQKKQAVSSTFRLVVYGDRPYHTGGIKKLAPADFHLFPVSHFVVGQGIPEWISEAAKQGPTAIDVANVDILRTQSRSSIQQEIEALQKKQIKVMGYGSADTVFRPQIFEKNGIKYGVMTYTRVVPAVEWKAEGKQIGVADAYGKHIFEDIQRAKKEVDVLVLTMYWGGEGQTVPEKYQRDFAHDLLDAGADMLIGHRNPILQSHEIYKGKYIFYNIGSAQVDIQYDQKSIKEVALIQGSDRRVLSPTKK, encoded by the coding sequence ATGATGAATTTGGAATTCTATGGGCTGGTAAAAAATTTACGCGAATACCGATTGGATCGCAATATCACGCTGAAGGAGATCGAACAAGCAACAGGAATCACCCAGCAGCGGATGAAGCGGGTGGAGCAGGGGACAAGTCCGATTACTGTAGAAGAAGTAGAGGTGTTGCTTGCCTTCTATGATGCAGATATTAATGACATCATTGCCCACAATGATTTAAAGGCACCCAAAGAAGGACAGCAAAAAGCAATGCAGGTCATGCTGTGGACAGCGCTTCTTGTGGTACTTGGCTATGGTGGATATCAAGGCTATGCGATGCTAAAGGAGAAGGCACCTGCCCAGGCAAGCCGCGATGCAACGGTTGCCGAGATTATGAAGCAGCAGCCAACAGGAGGCGATGAGAAGGTAAGTGATCTGCTGACTGAGTCTAAGACTGCTCCACCATCTGCACAAGCACCTGCATCATCTGCTGAACAGAAAAAACAGGCGGTATCATCTACCTTCCGCCTTGTGGTATATGGTGACCGTCCGTATCATACCGGTGGGATCAAAAAACTTGCCCCTGCGGATTTTCACCTGTTTCCTGTATCTCATTTTGTTGTTGGGCAAGGCATCCCAGAGTGGATCAGCGAAGCGGCCAAACAGGGACCGACAGCGATTGATGTGGCAAATGTTGATATTTTGCGGACGCAAAGCCGCAGCAGTATTCAACAAGAGATTGAAGCCCTGCAAAAGAAGCAGATCAAAGTAATGGGCTATGGCTCCGCTGATACAGTATTCCGTCCTCAGATATTTGAGAAGAACGGCATAAAATATGGGGTAATGACATATACGCGAGTAGTTCCTGCTGTGGAATGGAAGGCGGAAGGCAAGCAGATCGGTGTGGCCGATGCATATGGAAAACACATCTTTGAAGATATTCAGCGGGCGAAAAAAGAAGTCGATGTGCTGGTATTGACCATGTATTGGGGAGGGGAAGGGCAGACAGTACCTGAAAAATATCAACGGGATTTTGCTCATGACCTATTGGATGCCGGAGCGGATATGCTTATCGGGCATCGGAATCCGATCCTGCAATCGCATGAAATATATAAAGGGAAATACATTTTTTATAATATTGGCTCAGCTCAAGTGGACATTCAATACGATCAGAAAAGTATTAAAGAGGTTGCGCTTATCCAGGGCAGTGATCGGCGCGTGCTTTCCCCTACGAAGAAGTAA